A stretch of the Bradyrhizobium sp. CCBAU 53351 genome encodes the following:
- a CDS encoding HAD family hydrolase has translation MTQISLVVSDVDGTLLTKDKTLTERARSAVQRLHKAGIGFTITSSRPAIGMRFLIEPLALWLPVGPFNGSSIVDPEMRPVEQHLIPAGAAERALQILREFGADIWLFTTDKWLIDNPDGKYVAHEQHTIRSDPTIVTDFSPYLASACKIVGASADAAGLEACEKAMQEALGVEATAVRSQTYYLDITPPGFNKGTFVEAMARRLGIATSAVATIGDMQNDLAMFAVSGTSIAMGNATDNVKDQATHVTASNEQDGFAEAMEMILKRNGVG, from the coding sequence ATGACGCAAATCTCACTGGTCGTATCCGACGTCGACGGCACGCTGCTGACCAAGGACAAGACCCTGACCGAGCGCGCGAGAAGCGCAGTGCAGCGGCTGCATAAGGCCGGCATCGGCTTCACCATCACCTCCAGCCGTCCCGCCATCGGCATGCGCTTTTTGATCGAGCCGCTGGCGCTGTGGCTGCCGGTCGGCCCGTTCAACGGCTCCTCGATCGTCGATCCCGAGATGCGGCCGGTCGAGCAGCACCTGATCCCGGCCGGCGCGGCCGAGCGCGCCTTGCAGATCCTTCGCGAGTTCGGCGCCGACATCTGGCTGTTTACCACCGACAAATGGCTGATCGACAATCCCGACGGCAAGTACGTCGCGCACGAGCAGCACACGATCCGCTCCGATCCCACCATTGTGACGGATTTCTCGCCGTATCTCGCCAGTGCCTGCAAGATCGTCGGCGCCAGTGCCGATGCCGCGGGCCTCGAGGCTTGCGAAAAGGCGATGCAGGAGGCGCTCGGCGTCGAGGCCACCGCCGTGCGCTCGCAGACCTATTATCTCGACATCACCCCGCCCGGCTTCAACAAGGGCACCTTCGTCGAGGCAATGGCCAGGCGGCTCGGCATCGCGACCAGCGCCGTCGCCACTATTGGCGACATGCAGAACGACCTCGCGATGTTCGCCGTCAGCGGCACCTCGATCGCCATGGGCAACGCCACCGACAACGTCAAGGACCAGGCGACGCACGTCACCGCGAGCAACGAGCAGGACGGTTTTGCGGAAGCGATGGAGATGATCCTGAAGCGGAATGGAGTGGGGTGA
- a CDS encoding maltotransferase domain-containing protein, with translation MNKTIQTVESAAAGSAFLIEDVYPAIDGGRFAVKRIAGERVEVWADVYRDGEAVVGAALLWRPEQDRDWRREPMIHHSNDRWSGAFTPAEPGQYAYAIEAWTDEFATWSHAVARKQRTGADVSLDALEGAGLLTKAHGAPQAAAAVIVRQCEDYLQTGDVTSLLASELSDAMAESQSRPDLTRSPSFPLTIDRDRARFGAWYQMMPRSQSRIPGQHGTLRDCIARVPDIAAMGFDVLYFTPIHPIGHSRRKGRNNAPVASDGEPGSPYAIGAAEGGHDALHPELGTIEDFRALVATCLEYGLELALDFAVQCSPDHPWLTEHPEWFKWRPDRSVRTADGRYSDIVIPDFASVDRIGLWNAFRDAMLFWIDHGVTIFAIDNHDTAPLAFWDWLIRDIRRRHPEVILFSKTFARPKLMKGLAKLGFAQSFTYFPWRTSRWELEQYLGELTRYPERDFYRPNLFVNTPDLLPYHLQGGEAWAFKSRLALAATLSGSYGVYSGFELLEHEAIPGREEYQDSEKYQIKQRDWDQPGNIKAYIAALNRIRNDNAALQQTANLRFLDVEDGETIAFVKEAAEPANIVVIVIALSGHVRECWLPLGDVTVDAGGQRHHVTTLENLLTGEQSRIEWGGIRLRIDPDRDPAHLFRCLA, from the coding sequence GTGAACAAGACAATTCAAACTGTCGAAAGTGCCGCAGCCGGCAGCGCTTTCCTCATCGAAGACGTCTATCCCGCGATCGATGGCGGCCGCTTCGCCGTGAAGCGGATCGCGGGCGAGAGGGTCGAGGTATGGGCTGATGTCTATCGCGATGGCGAGGCCGTGGTCGGGGCCGCGCTGCTCTGGCGCCCCGAGCAGGACCGGGATTGGCGGCGCGAGCCGATGATCCATCACAGCAATGACCGCTGGTCCGGCGCTTTCACGCCGGCGGAGCCCGGCCAATATGCCTATGCGATCGAGGCCTGGACCGACGAGTTCGCCACCTGGTCCCACGCCGTCGCACGCAAGCAGCGAACCGGGGCCGATGTCAGCCTCGATGCGCTCGAGGGGGCCGGCCTCCTGACCAAGGCGCATGGCGCGCCGCAGGCCGCCGCGGCTGTCATCGTCAGACAATGCGAGGATTATCTGCAGACCGGCGATGTCACCTCGCTGCTGGCGAGCGAGCTCAGCGATGCCATGGCCGAGAGCCAGTCCCGACCCGATTTGACCCGCTCACCGTCCTTCCCGCTGACCATTGACCGCGACAGGGCGCGGTTCGGCGCCTGGTATCAGATGATGCCACGCAGCCAGAGCCGGATCCCCGGCCAGCACGGCACGCTGCGCGACTGCATCGCGCGCGTGCCTGATATCGCGGCGATGGGTTTTGACGTGCTCTACTTCACGCCGATCCACCCGATCGGCCACAGCCGCCGCAAGGGCCGCAACAACGCGCCGGTGGCGAGCGACGGCGAACCCGGCTCGCCCTACGCGATCGGCGCCGCCGAGGGCGGCCACGATGCACTGCATCCGGAGCTCGGCACCATCGAGGATTTTCGCGCGCTGGTCGCGACGTGCCTCGAATATGGTCTCGAGCTTGCACTGGACTTCGCCGTGCAGTGCTCGCCGGACCATCCCTGGCTGACGGAGCATCCGGAATGGTTCAAATGGCGGCCCGACCGCTCGGTGCGGACCGCGGACGGCCGCTATTCCGACATCGTGATTCCCGATTTCGCCTCGGTCGACCGCATCGGCCTGTGGAACGCCTTTCGCGACGCCATGCTGTTCTGGATCGACCATGGTGTCACCATCTTCGCCATCGACAACCACGACACCGCGCCGCTGGCATTCTGGGACTGGCTGATCCGCGACATCCGCCGCCGGCATCCCGAGGTGATCCTGTTCTCCAAGACGTTTGCGCGGCCGAAGCTGATGAAGGGCCTAGCCAAGCTCGGCTTTGCGCAGTCCTTCACCTATTTCCCCTGGCGCACCTCGCGCTGGGAGCTGGAGCAATATCTCGGCGAGCTGACGCGCTATCCCGAGCGCGACTTCTATCGTCCGAATCTGTTCGTCAACACGCCCGATCTGCTGCCCTATCATCTCCAGGGCGGCGAAGCCTGGGCGTTCAAATCGCGCCTCGCACTGGCGGCGACGTTGTCGGGCAGCTACGGCGTTTACAGCGGGTTCGAACTGCTGGAGCACGAGGCGATCCCCGGCCGCGAGGAATATCAGGATTCCGAGAAGTACCAGATCAAGCAGCGCGACTGGGACCAGCCCGGCAACATCAAGGCCTATATTGCAGCACTCAACCGCATCCGCAACGACAACGCCGCGCTCCAGCAAACGGCGAATTTGCGTTTTCTGGACGTCGAAGACGGCGAGACCATCGCCTTCGTCAAGGAGGCGGCTGAGCCCGCCAACATTGTCGTCATCGTGATCGCACTTTCCGGCCACGTGCGCGAATGCTGGCTGCCGCTCGGCGACGTCACCGTTGACGCCGGCGGGCAGCGTCACCATGTGACGACACTCGAAAACCTCCTCACCGGCGAACAGTCCCGCATCGAATGGGGCGGGATCAGGTTGCGTATCGATCCCGACCGCGATCCGGCGCATTTGTTCCGCTGCCTGGCGTAA
- a CDS encoding gluconokinase: MAGVEAPCALIVMGVSGSGKSTIAAALGQRLGWRFEDGDSFHPASNVEKMRAGHPLTDEDRWPWLNAIADEIARVCDEGEHVIIACSALKHTYRDVLLRGRDDVRFVFLKGTKELIAERLAQRKGHFMPPGLLTSQFETLEPPEAGEHVITVSIDETVEAIVDGIVRQLKLGGAKR; encoded by the coding sequence GTGGCGGGCGTTGAAGCACCTTGTGCATTGATCGTGATGGGCGTGTCGGGGTCGGGCAAGAGTACGATCGCGGCAGCGCTCGGCCAGCGGCTCGGCTGGCGTTTCGAGGACGGCGACAGCTTTCATCCCGCCAGCAATGTCGAGAAGATGCGCGCCGGCCACCCGCTCACCGACGAGGACCGCTGGCCCTGGCTCAACGCCATCGCCGATGAGATTGCGCGGGTTTGCGACGAGGGCGAGCACGTCATCATCGCCTGCTCGGCGCTGAAGCACACCTACCGCGACGTCCTGCTGCGCGGGCGCGACGATGTCCGCTTCGTCTTCCTGAAGGGTACGAAAGAGCTGATCGCCGAGCGGCTCGCCCAGCGCAAGGGCCATTTCATGCCGCCGGGGTTGCTGACGAGCCAGTTCGAGACGCTGGAGCCGCCGGAAGCCGGCGAGCACGTCATCACCGTCTCGATCGATGAAACGGTCGAAGCGATCGTGGACGGCATCGTACGGCAGTTGAAGCTGGGCGGGGCGAAGCGCTGA
- the pgl gene encoding 6-phosphogluconolactonase — protein sequence MAAAGQPKLIVAADAEALAQAAAERVMARIAANPGRIAICLTGGSSPKKLYQLLGSDAYRYKIPWQRVHWFIGDERFVGESDPLNNMAVARTTFLDRNAASSHIHPIPTKTESPEESAEAYARELQAFYGSGRLDPSRPLFDMVLMGAGPDGHTASLFPGFPEVEESERWVVGVPKANVAPFVPRVSLTLPVLASCYEMLFEMAGHDKQPILTRLLNGETLPALRARSKGETVWLVDQAALPEGIRGGR from the coding sequence ATGGCCGCAGCGGGCCAGCCGAAGCTGATCGTCGCGGCCGACGCCGAAGCCCTGGCGCAGGCCGCGGCCGAGCGGGTGATGGCACGGATCGCGGCCAATCCCGGCCGCATCGCGATCTGCCTGACCGGTGGCTCCAGCCCGAAGAAGCTCTATCAATTGCTCGGCAGCGACGCATATCGCTACAAGATCCCGTGGCAGCGCGTGCATTGGTTCATCGGCGACGAGCGCTTCGTCGGCGAGAGCGATCCCCTCAACAACATGGCGGTCGCGCGCACGACGTTTCTCGATCGCAATGCGGCCTCGAGCCATATCCACCCGATTCCGACCAAAACTGAATCTCCCGAGGAAAGCGCCGAAGCCTACGCGCGCGAGCTGCAGGCCTTCTACGGCTCTGGACGCCTCGATCCGTCGCGTCCGCTGTTCGACATGGTCCTGATGGGCGCGGGCCCGGACGGCCACACAGCTTCGCTGTTTCCCGGCTTCCCCGAGGTCGAGGAGAGCGAGCGCTGGGTCGTCGGGGTGCCCAAGGCCAATGTCGCGCCTTTCGTGCCGCGGGTCTCGCTTACCCTGCCCGTCCTTGCGTCGTGCTACGAAATGCTGTTCGAGATGGCCGGGCACGACAAGCAACCGATCTTGACGCGCCTCCTCAATGGCGAGACTCTGCCGGCGTTACGCGCGCGCTCGAAGGGTGAGACCGTCTGGCTGGTCGACCAAGCCGCGCTTCCGGAGGGCATTCGTGGCGGGCGTTGA
- a CDS encoding glycoside hydrolase family 15 protein: MSQKIEDYALIGDCETAALVGRNGSIDWLCWPAFDSDACFAAILGTHKNGRWLIAPNEDVIGTSRRYLGDTLILETRFETKSGTIALIDFMPPRGKASDIVRLVRGIEGSVKMRMELVIRFGFGIDIPWVRRIDHSLMAIAGQDMTVLRTPVGTRGEDLTTVSDFEVRAGETVPFVLTYGPSHLEPPAPIDPETALRDTEEFWKDWCGHCTRDGDYRDLIMRSLITLKALTFGPTGGIVAAPTTSLPEKLGGSRNWDYRFCWLRDATFTLLALMNSGYTEEALAWHNWLLRAAAGSPANMQIMYGIWGQRRLLEWEAGWLDGYEGAKPVRVGNAAHAQLQLDVYGELIDAFHQSRMAKLKLDDETTWALECAVLNHLAEVWDRPDHGIWERRGEPRHYVFSKVMTWVAFDRGIKSAETFGFKAPLLHWRTLREAIHRDVCNRGFDAEENAFVESYGAKLLDASVLLLPAVGFLPADDPRIRGTIAAVEARLMRDGFVLRHDPRELPADQPPLEGAFLACTLWLADAHVLAGDLDKAQALLDRVAGIANDVGLLAEEYDSVTRRQTGNFPQALTHIALINTAHNLSAARQKSEKPAMQRSK, translated from the coding sequence TTGTCACAGAAGATCGAAGACTATGCGCTGATCGGTGATTGCGAGACCGCCGCGCTGGTCGGGCGCAACGGCTCAATCGATTGGCTGTGCTGGCCGGCCTTCGATTCCGACGCGTGCTTTGCCGCCATCCTCGGCACCCATAAGAACGGCCGCTGGCTGATCGCGCCGAACGAGGACGTCATCGGGACATCGCGACGTTATCTCGGCGATACCCTCATCCTCGAAACGCGTTTTGAGACCAAGAGCGGCACCATCGCGCTGATCGACTTCATGCCGCCGCGCGGCAAGGCGTCGGACATCGTCCGGCTGGTGCGCGGCATCGAGGGCTCAGTGAAAATGCGGATGGAGCTCGTGATCCGCTTCGGCTTCGGCATCGACATTCCCTGGGTGCGGCGGATCGACCATTCGCTGATGGCCATTGCCGGCCAGGACATGACGGTGTTGCGCACGCCGGTCGGGACCCGCGGCGAGGATCTGACCACGGTCTCCGATTTCGAGGTGAGGGCAGGCGAGACCGTGCCGTTCGTCCTGACCTACGGCCCCTCGCATCTCGAGCCGCCCGCGCCGATCGATCCCGAGACCGCGCTCCGGGACACCGAGGAGTTCTGGAAGGACTGGTGTGGCCATTGCACCCGCGACGGCGACTATCGCGATCTCATCATGCGCTCGCTGATCACGCTGAAGGCGCTGACCTTCGGCCCGACGGGCGGCATCGTCGCAGCACCGACCACGTCACTGCCGGAAAAGCTCGGCGGCAGCAGGAACTGGGACTACCGCTTCTGCTGGCTGCGCGATGCCACCTTCACGCTGCTGGCGCTGATGAACTCGGGCTACACCGAGGAAGCCCTGGCTTGGCACAATTGGCTGCTGCGCGCCGCCGCAGGTTCGCCGGCGAACATGCAAATCATGTACGGCATCTGGGGCCAGCGGCGGCTCCTGGAATGGGAGGCCGGCTGGCTCGACGGCTATGAGGGCGCAAAGCCGGTGCGCGTCGGCAATGCGGCGCATGCGCAGCTTCAGCTCGACGTCTACGGCGAATTGATCGACGCATTCCACCAGTCGCGCATGGCCAAGCTCAAGCTCGACGATGAAACGACATGGGCGCTGGAATGCGCCGTGCTCAATCATCTCGCCGAGGTCTGGGACCGGCCCGATCACGGCATCTGGGAGCGCCGGGGCGAGCCCAGGCACTACGTCTTCTCCAAGGTCATGACCTGGGTCGCCTTCGACCGTGGCATCAAGAGCGCCGAGACGTTCGGCTTCAAGGCGCCGCTGCTGCACTGGCGCACCTTGCGCGAGGCCATTCATCGCGATGTCTGCAACAGGGGATTTGACGCCGAGGAAAACGCCTTCGTCGAATCCTATGGCGCGAAGCTGCTCGATGCATCCGTGCTGCTGCTGCCGGCCGTCGGTTTTCTGCCGGCGGACGATCCGCGGATCCGCGGCACCATCGCGGCCGTCGAGGCCCGCCTGATGCGCGACGGCTTCGTGCTGCGGCACGATCCGCGCGAGCTGCCCGCGGACCAGCCGCCGCTCGAAGGTGCGTTCCTGGCCTGCACATTGTGGCTCGCCGATGCCCATGTGCTGGCGGGCGATCTCGACAAGGCGCAAGCCTTGCTCGATCGCGTGGCCGGCATCGCGAATGACGTTGGTCTCCTGGCCGAGGAATATGATTCCGTGACCCGGCGCCAGACCGGCAATTTCCCGCAGGCGCTGACCCACATCGCGCTGATCAACACCGCACACAATCTGTCCGCGGCAAGGCAGAAGAGCGAAAAGCCGGCGATGCAGCGGTCGAAGTGA
- the malQ gene encoding 4-alpha-glucanotransferase produces MDLLAQARIKGVQSEFVDALGKLRVTDPVALKSILDALPEKRVYRFVSGPVVVRALGHPRTELAAIGAPPLQWTLTATSKSIAQGETREPVIAWPADLPLGYHRLTLTDAQGVTEEVPMIVAPERAFGGDFDRGWLLAVQLYSVRSNRNWGIGDFTDLADLVRLAKQLGADGVGLNPLHVLFDDHPSDCSPYSPNSRLFLNPLYIDVEAIPEFAADLVPDAAATAVRLREGDRVPYADMAALKWLALRAAFNSFVTSASQARRKEFDAFRAERAPLLSRFACFEVLRHRFNVPWWEWPAEWQQPDEAKCAGLRNGPDKREVEFVEFVQWTADSQLHAAKQLASQLGMRVGLYLDVAVGVQSNGFDAWNEQMAISRHLAVGAPPDVLNTVGQDWGLAGFNAGGLEAQSFVPFADMLAASMRHAGAIRLDHVLGLKRLYLVPRGFKPDNGAYVQMPFEALLGAVARESAAHKCIVIGEDLGTVPEGFREMMQDFGIWSYLVMMFERDDAGHFRPVDHYRPNALVTLNTHDLSTYAGWRSFGDLKMKRSLGLDPGENDQARWDALGALDEILRQNGIKANDLYSVLAFLSRTPSRLLAVSMEDLLGVIDQPNIPGTIDEHPNWRQRLPVALDKIASKVDLTALRAATRERSLNGGS; encoded by the coding sequence ATGGATCTTTTAGCTCAAGCCCGCATCAAGGGCGTTCAATCCGAATTCGTTGACGCCCTCGGAAAGCTGCGGGTCACTGACCCCGTGGCCCTGAAGTCCATCCTCGACGCCCTGCCGGAGAAACGGGTTTACCGCTTCGTGAGCGGGCCGGTCGTGGTTCGCGCACTCGGACATCCGCGCACGGAATTGGCGGCGATCGGCGCGCCGCCGCTGCAATGGACGTTGACCGCAACCAGCAAATCGATCGCCCAGGGGGAGACCCGCGAGCCCGTGATCGCCTGGCCGGCCGACCTGCCGCTCGGTTATCACCGCCTGACGCTGACCGATGCCCAAGGCGTGACGGAAGAGGTGCCGATGATCGTGGCGCCGGAGCGGGCCTTCGGCGGCGATTTCGACCGCGGCTGGCTGCTCGCCGTGCAGCTCTACAGCGTCCGCTCCAACCGCAACTGGGGCATCGGCGATTTCACTGACCTCGCCGATCTGGTCAGGCTCGCCAAGCAGCTCGGGGCCGACGGCGTCGGGCTCAATCCGCTGCACGTTCTGTTCGACGACCACCCCTCGGATTGCAGCCCCTATTCGCCGAACAGCCGGCTGTTCCTCAATCCGCTCTATATCGATGTCGAGGCCATTCCCGAATTCGCGGCTGATCTCGTGCCCGACGCAGCCGCGACCGCCGTCCGTCTGCGCGAAGGCGATCGCGTGCCTTACGCCGACATGGCCGCGCTGAAATGGCTGGCCTTGCGCGCTGCCTTCAACAGCTTCGTGACGAGCGCGAGCCAAGCGCGCCGCAAGGAATTTGACGCCTTCCGCGCCGAGCGCGCGCCATTGCTGTCGCGCTTTGCCTGTTTCGAGGTGCTGCGGCATCGTTTCAATGTGCCGTGGTGGGAATGGCCGGCGGAATGGCAGCAGCCGGACGAGGCGAAATGCGCCGGGCTGCGCAACGGACCCGACAAGCGCGAGGTCGAATTCGTCGAGTTCGTGCAATGGACGGCGGACAGCCAGCTGCATGCCGCCAAGCAGCTCGCCAGCCAGCTCGGCATGCGGGTCGGGCTCTATCTCGATGTCGCCGTCGGGGTGCAGTCCAATGGCTTCGATGCCTGGAACGAGCAGATGGCGATCTCGCGCCATCTCGCCGTCGGCGCGCCGCCCGACGTGCTCAACACCGTCGGCCAGGATTGGGGCCTTGCCGGCTTCAACGCCGGCGGCCTGGAAGCGCAATCTTTCGTGCCGTTCGCCGACATGCTGGCAGCCTCGATGCGCCATGCCGGCGCCATCCGCCTCGACCACGTGCTCGGGCTGAAGCGGCTTTATCTCGTGCCGCGCGGCTTCAAGCCCGATAACGGCGCCTATGTGCAGATGCCGTTCGAGGCGCTGCTTGGCGCCGTGGCGCGCGAGAGCGCGGCCCACAAATGCATCGTGATCGGCGAGGATCTCGGTACCGTGCCGGAGGGTTTCCGCGAGATGATGCAGGATTTCGGCATCTGGTCCTATCTCGTCATGATGTTCGAGCGCGACGATGCCGGTCATTTCCGCCCCGTCGACCACTACAGGCCCAATGCGCTGGTCACGCTGAACACGCATGACCTGTCGACCTATGCCGGTTGGCGCTCCTTTGGCGATCTCAAGATGAAGCGATCGCTCGGGCTCGATCCCGGCGAGAACGACCAGGCGCGCTGGGATGCGCTCGGCGCCCTCGACGAGATCCTGCGTCAGAACGGCATCAAGGCCAACGACCTCTATTCGGTGCTCGCCTTCCTGTCGCGCACGCCGTCGCGGCTGCTCGCGGTGTCGATGGAGGATCTGCTCGGCGTCATCGACCAGCCCAATATTCCCGGCACGATCGACGAGCACCCGAACTGGCGCCAGCGTCTTCCCGTCGCGCTCGACAAGATCGCCTCCAAGGTCGACCTCACGGCCTTGCGAGCGGCAACCCGGGAACGTTCGTTGAACGGCGGAAGTTGA